ATTAGGAATACTTTCTAAATAAGCCGCCAAGTCTTCCTTGTCTAATTGGTCGATTTTATTCACTGCTAAGATCTTTGGCGTATCGTAAGCAGCAATTTTTTCCATAATGAAACGGTCACCTGGGCCAATTTTTTCAGTGGAATTGACGAGCATTAAAATGACTTCAACTTCATCCAATGCAGAATAGGCACTTTTAACCATGTATTCCCCTAATTCATGCTTAGGTTTGTGAATTCCTGGGGTATCGATAAAGACAATTTGAACCTCATCGGTGGTATAAATGGCATGGATTTTGTTGCGGGTAGTCTGGGCCTTGTCACTCATAATGGCTACTTTTTGGCCAATAATATGGTTAAGTAGGGTCGATTTCCCTACATTGGGACGTCCTACAATGGCTACAAAGCCTGAATGATAATTATTTTGATTGAACACAAGTAGTCCTTTCTAAATTTAAAAGAGAAGTGCTAATAAATAAGGCGTGAAAATAATTATACCAATCACTACCGAAAAAATAGATGTGAGCAAGACTAAACCAGCAGCCACATCCTTAATATGTTTTGCAATCGGATGATATTGGTAGTTTGTGGTTAAATCGACCATCCATTCAAAGCAAGTATTAATCATTTCACAAGCCATAACCATAAGACAACAAAAAAGCAAAATGATAAATTCTAAGCGTTTAATTTTGAGCAAGAGTGCTAAACAAAGTACTAAAAACAGTGAGGCAGTTTGAAATCGAAAATTACGTTCATGTTTAAAAGTGAATACGATTCCTTCACTAGCAAAGCCGAGTGACCGTATAAAAGACCGGTTTTTGAAGCGCTTATTCTTATAGTCTTCCTTGAGCTCTTTATTCTCTTTTGAGTCCATAGGCATCCAAAATCTCTCTTTGTAGGCCAAACATTACTTTTTCATCTTCTGGCTCGATATGGTCATAACCGTTCAAATGCAAAAAACCATGACAAGCTAGAAAACCTAGCTCCCGTTCTAATGAATGGTTATATTCCTCTGCCTGACGTTTAGCCGTGTCTAAAGAAATAATCAAATCTCCTAATTCATAAGGCAAATCTTCAGGCCACTCAGCAATAGGACTATCGCCTTCACTCTCATCATTGATGGCAAAACTAATCACGTCCGTTGGCCGGTCTTTACCACGGTAATCCCGGTTAATGGCGTGGATTTCGTCATCATGGACAATAGTCGCGGACATTTCCGTTTCTCGATTCAGCTCAAGTCGTTTTGCTGCAGCATCTAAGACCCCTAATATAATATCGACTTGATTTTGGCTTAGTTCTCCTGTTTTATCCTTGAATAAGATAGATAACATGCCTATTCACCTCCATGTTTTCTTTGCTCAGCTTCTTTATCATAGGCTTTAATAATTGCTGAAACCACTGGATGTCTGACGACATCATCGGTATCAAAATAAACAAAGCGGATGTTATCAACACCCTTGATAATGTTTTCGGCATCAGTCAGTCCTGACTTTATACCCCTGGGGAGATCGATTTGCGTTTTATCGCCGTTGACAATCATTTTTGACCCGAAACCTAAGCGAGTCAAGAACATTTTCATTTGCGCCTTGGTCGTGTTTTGTGCTTCGTCTAATATCACAAAAGCATCATCCAAGGTTCTACCGCGCATATAGGCTAAGGGTGCAATTTCAATGACCCCTCGCTCCAACAATCGTTCAGTATGGTCGGCACCATAGATAGTATATAGGGCATCATAGATAGGTCTAAGGTAAGGATCAACTTTTTCTTTTAAATCCCCTGGTAGAAAACCCAAACTCTCACCAGCTTCAACCGCAGGACGGGTGAGTATAATACGTTTGACCTCCCCCTTTTTTAAGGCAGAAACGGCCATAACTACTGCTAAAAAGGTTTTCCCCGTTCCGGCAGGTCCGATACCAAATGTCAGTGGGTTAGCCTTAATGGCATCAATATATTGTTTTTGCCCAAAAGTTTTAGGTTGGATAATCTTGCCATCATAGCTTTTCCCAATTGCCTGGTCATATAAGTCGATAAAAGTATCGAGTTGACCATTATTAGCCATTTTGATGGCTGTAATAATGTCACGTTCTCCAATCGTTTTGCCCTTATTGATCAATACTTCAAGAGATTGAATAATTTCTGCTACTGTTTCAATCGTATCGCTAGCGCCAATGAGTTCTAATTTATCACCACGGGCATTGATTTGTAAAGTATAGGATTCTTCGATCAAACGCAAATGCCGGTCATGGATTCCATATAAAGTTAGAGCTATCGCTGGATCCTTTAATTGAATAGTCTTAGTAGTCAGTGACTGTGTCAAAAGCAATCTGCCCCCTTTTAATTGATAAGATTAGTATAGCAAAAGGTGTTTAAAAAATCGAATAATGAAACAAAACTTTCACTTTCATTCAGTAGAAGAATCAAAGGCGCATTGACCATACAAAAAGGAGTTGGATCCACTTTCCAACTCCCCTATACTTCTATGATAGCAAGCTTTTTGCTATTTTTTGAATTTGATTACCATCCGCTTGACCTTTCAGTTTAGCTACGGCTGTTCCCATAACTTTTCCGAAGTCTTTCATTGAACTGGCACCTACTTGATCAATAACTTCCTTAACTGCTTGGGTAATTTCTTCTTCAGAAAGTTGTTTTGGTAGGTAGTTTTCAACGATTTCTATTTCTTTAGCGGTTTGGTCAGCTAAGTCATCTCTTCCAGCTTCATGAAATTCATTCACAGAATCTTTTCTTTGTTTCAATTCTCTAGATAAGATACTTAGTTCTTCATCATCCGTTAACGCTTCTTCTTTGTCAATTTCGGCTTTTTGTAAAGCGCCCTTTAACATGCGAATAACGGATAAACGGAATTTATCTTTAGCTTTCATGGCTTCTTTCATATCTTGATTTAATTGATCAATTTTTGCCATGAGGCGCCTCCAATCTGTCCTTTAGGTTATGCACGATTAGAATTTACGTTTACGAGCAGCTTCCGATTTTTTCTTCCGGCGAACTGATGGTTTTTCATAATATTCACGTTTGCGTGCTTCACGTAAGGTGCCGGATTTTGAAACCGAGCGTTTAAAGCGACGAAGAGCGTCATCAATAGATTCGTTTTTACGAACTACAGTCTTTGACATGGTATATACCTCCCCTCGTTTCATCCTTACCATTTCCTCCACTTTAGGAAATGTACAAAGTTGATTATAACGAATAATCGAAAGTCAGTCAATCTTAACTTTAATTAAACTAAGGGTCAAAAGCTAAGTTATTGGCATAAAGAATAAATTTTTTTAATTATTGCCAAGCTAAATTAAAAATTGTTTGGAAAAATTCCGCATGTTTAACATCATAAACCACATCGACTAAACGACCATTTTCGTCCTCATAAGTCTGCCCTTGATTAATCCCCTTGGTGGCAACCTTGGCCTTTAAAGCATGCTTCTTTGTCAATGAAGGATCAATATAGGAAATGGCTGTCAACACATCCCAAAGGTAATAAGTCGAATTTGACACTTGATGAACTAATGGCGGCACTAAAGCATAGCAGTTACCCAGAAAATCAATACCTAAATTTTTCCGTTCTTTAGCCCAAGCCTGACGTATCGGTATTGTTAGAGGCACCTTTTCGGTACTTTCTAAGGCAACGATATCAATAGGAAATTCTTCTTGAAATACCCGCTCGACTGCCTCTGGATCCCAAAAAGCATTCCATTCAGCTGAACCATCATGTTCAGGTTCGAGGACATTACCCTTTGCTTGAAAGGCGCCGCCCATCCAATATAATTTATTAATTTTAGCCGCGATACTTGAATCAGTATCTAGTGCTAGGGCTAAGTCAGACAAAGGACCTGTAAAGACAAGATCAATAGCTTGATCAGCGGATTTAAGAATATCAACCAGTTGCAGGTGGGCTGCTTGATCAACTATTAATTTTTGACTGATTTCATACTCATTTAAAACGGGTAAGGCATCTACAGTAAAAGCGTGTTCGCGCCATTCTTTTGGAAAAGGATTCTTAGGTCGAGCCACTGAGGGAGCGATCTTGATCTCTTTACCTGGCGCAAAACGATTTAAGATCTTCTCTGAAGCAGATATAGCAGGCTCTAAATAGCAATCACCCGGGACCACACCCACACCTAGGATTTCAATATCTTTAGCCTGACTTAATAAAAATAATGCTACTAAATCATCAACTGCACCGTCGTGATTAAAATATATTTGTCGCATTCATATCCTCCTTTTCATTTATTTACTCTTTACATAGGTTACTCCATTGGCTTTAGGACCAACTGATTTACCAATAAAGCAAACGACCGTCACTAAGGTAATTAAATAAGGTAATATTTGCAACCAAAGGTCTGGAATTCCTGATAGTCCCGGAATATAGTTACTTGCATAGCCTAGAGCTTGGGCAAGTCCAAAAAATACCGCTGAGAGAGTCGCGCCAATCGGATGCCAATGTCCAAAAATCATGGCTGCTAAAGCCATATAACCTTGACCAGAAATGGTCGTCACAGCAAACTCATTAGCAATCGCCTGAGATTGGATAGCACCACCTATACCTCCCAGAAAACCTGAAATCAAAACTCCAGCATACTTCATCGCGTAAACATTTATCCCTAAGCTTTCAGCGGTTAGAGGAGACTCCCCTACTGAACGTAAGCGTAGGCCAAAGCGTGTCTTAAATAAGACTAGCCAAGCGATAAGTGCGAGTAAAAAACTAAACCAGGCAACTGGAGGAGTATTCACAAAAAGAATCGGTCCGATTAGGGGGATTTTACTGAGTAATGTAAGCGTTCGATTAATAAAAGGAACAGCCAAAGGTCCGGTTTGTGCTGACCCTGTAAGCGCCCGGCATAAAAAGACCGTTAAGGCTGGAGCAGCCAGATTTAACACCGTTCCTGATATGGTGTGGTCAGCGCGCAAATGAATAGTCGCTACTGCATGGAGAGCAGAATAAATCAGGCCAAATAATCCGGCGATGATTAAAGAAATCCACGGGGACCAAGAGCCAAATTGAGGAGCTAGGAAGAAATTCGCTAAGGCACCAGAAAAAGCACCAATGACCATAATCCCCTCTAGACCAATGTTCACTATACCGGATCTCTCAGAAAAAGTGCCACCAATAGCTGTCAAGATTAAAGGGGCTGCGTATAACAAAGCATTAGAAACTAATAATTGTAGCATATCAATTAGTGACATTTTCTACTCCTTTCCCTTGGCTTGTTTAAGGGCTTGCAACTTATTTTTTGCCCAATCAACAATGTAGGCTGTCCCGACAAAAAAGATTATACATGCGATGACCACTTGGGCCATTTCATCAGGAACCCCTGCACTATTGGGCATAAAACGCGATCCCACATTTAGAATGCCAAAGAGTAAAGCGGATAGAAAAATGCCTAATGGATGATTCATTCCTAACAGAGCAACAGCAATACCATTAAACCCTTCACTAGGAAGTGTTCCTTGAATCGTTATCCCTTGAAAAGTTCCTAAGCCAGTAATCACACCACCAACCCCTGCACATAGGCCAGATAAAGTCATGGTTAAGATAATATTTTCTTTAATTGACATTCCGGAGTAACGACTAGCTTCCGGATTTAGGCCAATCGACCGGGTCTCAAACCCTTTTATCGTTTTATTTATATATAAGTGATATAAAGCCATAAAAACAAAAGCAATAAATATTCCTAGATTTAACCGTGAGCCATTACTTAATTCACTGAGCCATTTTAAAGATAAACTAGCGTTTTCAGTCATTTCCGGCGTTTTCAATTGGCTTCCCAAAGGACCTCTGATAATCCAGTTAGTAAGATACAGGGCAATATAATTCAGCATAATGGTAGTAATCACTTCATTACTGCCACGCCAAGCTTTGAAAGCGCCTACTAAACTTCCCCAAAAACCTCCAGCTAAAGCCCCTACTAGAAAGCATAGTGGAACTAAGGCTATTCGTGGTAAATCGGGGTTGGCTAAGGCAAACCAAACGGAAGTAATCCACCCTAATAAGTACTGACCTGGAATACCAATGTTAAAAAAATTAGCCTTAGCAGCTAGAGCAAATGATAAACCAGTAAAAGTTAAAACGGTCGCTTCACGAAAGGCTTCTCCTAAGAAATAAGGGCCTGTGATTACTTTTCCGATCATCGCTTGGTAAGCAAGGATTGGATTGTAACCGAAGAACAGCATAATTAAGGCCCCAACAAAAAATCCTAGAACAATCGATAGCAAGGAAATAATTAAGGCATAGGACATCTTTTTACTATTATTCACCTTTTTCACCTACTTTTTCTAATTTGTCAATTGATTCTCCAGCCATCAATAAACCTAATTCGGTTTCATTAGTCTCCTGGCTGTCCACAATACCGGTAATTTGTCCTTGGTGAATAACAGCAATACGATCAGATAAAGACATCAACTCATCCAATTCTTGGCTGACTAAGAGAATAGCCTTCCCTTTACCTCTCTCTTCCAATAACCTTTCATGAACCTCTTCAACTGCGCCAATATCTAATCCTCGAGTAGGCTGAGCAGCAATCAAGACTTTGGGGTGGTTTTCAAGTTCACGGGCAATAACAATTTTCTGTTGGTTTCCTCCAGATAACTGACTAGCCTTTGCTGAAATATTAGGCACCGCAATATGGTATTTATTGACTAGGTCTTTAGCGTTATTTTCAATCACATCTGAGCACATTAATAAATTTTTACTAAAGGGTTTTTGATAGTAATTGCGTAAAATAAAGTTATCAGAAATCGGCATTGCTAAAATTAAGCCGCGCTTATGGCGGTCTTCAGGGATATGTCCAATCCCCTTTTCAGCGATCTGCCGTGTATTATCATGGGTAATTTCTTCTCCATCTAAATAAATATGTCCCAGAGTCGCTTCGCTTAATCCGGTTAAAACATCGATCAATTCACTTTGACCATTACCATCAATACCAGCGATTCCCAGTATTTCTCCCTCAGACAAGTTTAAATTGATTCCTCTTAAGATTGGTTGGTGATGCTTTTCCAGAACCAAATCTTTTATCCTTAAAACTTCATCACCTAGTTGAGGGGCTTCTTTATTTACATGAATTTTTACCTTACGACCTACCATCATATCAGCGAGTTCTTGTTCACTGACCTCGTCCACATCAACGGTGGCAATTTTTTTACCACGACGAATAATGGTGCAACGATCCGCTGCAGCCTTAATTTCACTTAACTTATGAGAAATAAGAATAATTGCTTTTCCTTTAGCCGCTAAATGCCGTAAAGTTTTTATCAATTCAGTGATTTCTTGCGGGGTTAAGACACCAGTCGGTTCATCTAATATCAGAATATCAACATCCCGGTAGAGTAATTTTAATATTTCTACTCTTTGTTGCATACCTACAGAGATGTCTTTAATTTTCGCTTTTGGATCAACTTTTAAATCATACTTCTCACTGAGCTCACTGACAATTTTTTCACTATCATCTTTCTTTAAAAAGCCATGCTGGGTGAGTTCAGCACCCAGCATAATATTTTCAGTCACAGTAAAATCATCAATAAGCATGAAGTGTTGGTGAACCATGCCGATTCCCTTTTCATAGGCAAGAGCTGGTGAGCTAATGGTCACCTGTTCTTGGTTGATAAGAATCTCACCACTAGTTGGGGTCAATAAACCTGTCAAAATATTCATCAAGGTTGATTTTCCTGCCCCATTTTCGCCCAATAAAGCATGAATTTCACCTTGCTTAACATTAAAGGAAATATGATCATTTGCAGTAAAATCGCCAAATTTTTTACTGATATCTTTAATTTCTAATGCTAAATTCTGTTCTGACACGATATTCATCCTTCTATTTTAAATCGGCAAGCTTTTCAGGTACGGAAATTTTATCGCTCTTGATGCCCTCACGCGCTTCATTAACAGCAGCCTTGGCTTCATCATCTAAGTTCGTATCCACTAAGTCAACTGCACCTTCTTTAACTCCATTAAATTGACTTTGTCCACCTGGGAAGTCACCTGTCATGGATTGATCAGTAACCTTTGCAATTGTCGTGCCGATGAGTTTTAAGGTAGAAGCAAGAGTAAAGTTTCCTTGAGACCATTCTCCTTCACTCGATTGATCACGATCACAACCAATAATCCAAAGGCCCTTTTCCCCATTTTCCAAGCGGTTACGGGTTTCAGTAAAGGCACCATTCCCGGTTTGTCCTGCGGCTGTAAAGATAATATCAATGCCGTTTTGATACATTGAAGAAGAAATTTGTTGACCACGGGCAGCATCACCAAAGGAATCCGCATATTGAACATCTACCTCAACTTCAGGCTTAGTATCCTTTACCCCTTGTTTAAAACCAGCTTCAAAGCGTTCAATACCTGGAATTTTCATGCCACCGATAAATCCAACTTTATCTTTCTTAGTCGATTTTGCAGCGGCGACACCAGCTAAATAAGCCGATTCGTTATCTTTAAAGGATAGGGAAACCACATTAGGCAGATCAACTTGTCCATCGACTAAACCATAGTGTTGGTCAGGATTGTTTTCTGCAATTTTTTGAATAGGTTCAACCATAAAAGATCCAATACCAAATACGATATTGTAATTATCAGCTGTTGCAGTCGATAAGTTAGGAATGAAATCTGCTTCTGAATGTGATTGATAAAATGAACGCGCATTTTCAGAAAAGCCATGATCCTTGGCCCATTTTTCCATCCCTTCCCAAGCTGACTGGTTGAAGGAGCGGTCATCTATCCCATTCCCATCAGTAACCATGGCAATACGATATTCATCACTAGCTGATTTGTCACTAGTAGAAGATCCACTGGCACCGGCATTTTGACCTTGACAACCAGCAAGCGCTAAACCTGCTAAAGCACCAACAACAAAAGTTTTAAGATTCTTTCCGAACATTTTGCACCTCTCTAATATAAAAAGTTCGTTTTAACTACAAGACAAGTATAACTCAGATTATAGCATAAAACAACATTTTTTACGGACGAATTCCTAAATATCTTTAATATAGTTCGCTTTTTACATAATATAAATATCAAGACCCGCTTTTATATTATCTAATTGTAAATTTCATTTTTATTATCTTGTAATTAAAAAAAATAGGCTTATAATTGACTTTAATGCGCAATTAAACCTATTTATCATTAGCTATAAGGAGTTATTCAATGTACGATTTTATGAAGAAAGTTCCTGGTGGCCTCTTACTGGTCCCTATGCTTATATCAGCCTTATTTTGCACTTTTGCACCTGGTATTTTTGAAATTGGCGGGGCTACCCAAGCGATCTTTACTGCCGATGGTTTAAATTACATTATCGGATTCGCTTGCCTTTGTTCGGGAGCTTCTATTGATCTCTCCCATTTAAGTGTGGTCTTAAGAAAAGAAGGCGTCCTTATCTTAGTGAAGGTCATTATTAATATCGTTTTAGGACTTTTGTTTATTCAATTCTTTGGCATGGATGGGATTTGGGGAATATCAGCCATTGCTTATATTGCTGCTATCGCCTCCACCAACCCCTCTTTATTCTTAGCCTTGGAAAGTGACTACGGGACTAAAGATGACATCAGCGCTTTTGGTTTAGTTGGCTTGTTATGTACCCCAGCTTATCCCATGTTAGTTTTTTCTATCTCTCAAACCACAGCCATTAATTGGACACCAATTATTTCAACCATCATCCCTGTCGTTGTTGGAGCGGTATTAGGCAATTTAGACCCTAAAATGCGGGATTATCTAGCACCAGGAGCAGCAATTACCCTCCCCTTCATGGGCTTTGCTTTTGGGGCTAACATTAATTTAATCGACGCCATCAAAGCGGGGCCACAAGGCGTGCTCTTAACCATCCTCTTCTATATTCCTATGGTTCTTATCATGGTCTTAGTTGAACGCTACCTTTTAAAAGAAGATGGGGTCACCTCCTTAGCGATGTCTTCAATTGCTGGGATGTCTGTTTCCGTTCCTGCTATTATTGGTGCAGTGATACCAAGCTATCAAGAATTTGTCGCCTCGGCTACTGCTCAAATTGCTTTTGGGGTAGTTATCAGCTCGATTATTACTCCAATTATTGCCCGCAAACTTTATCGTCCTAAAGAAACGGATCAAAATAAAGTGGCTTAGGGGTAGCAAAGACAAAGATAAGTAACAAGAATTGCTAAAATAAAAAAACTCAGTCCCTTATCAAATCCCTCCCTTTACTTGCAGAGAGAGTGATATGGAGACTGAGTTTTTGCATTTATTAGGATTACTTCTCGCTATTAGCTAAGCAGTCAGGACAGAGCCCAAAAAGTTGGAAACTATGACCATTAATTTCATAGCCAGGTAGTTGTTGGCTATAATAGGATAAATCGCCTAAACGAACAGGAACCGTTTTCCCACAGTGATTACATACGAAGTGATGGTGGTGACCTAAGATGGGATCACAATGCTGACGAAATACCATCTCCCCATCAATTTCGTTTTCCTCTAATAGGTCATAATCAGTAAATAAGCGCAAATTTCGGTAAATTGTATCAAAACTTATATTAGGATGGTCTTTTTTCATGGCTTGTTGGACATCCTTGGCTGATTTAAAATGATTAATATCTTGATCGAAAACCGCTAACATATCCGCCCGTCTTTGCGTATACTTATAACCTAAATCATTTAATTGGTTCATAGCATTTTTTACAAATTCAGACATAGAGACCCCTCCCAATTTAATTTATTATAGCATGCAAATGCTTTATGGCCATGTTATAATTTGTTTTAAAACATAATGGATGAAATAGGATGTGTAATAATGACTGAAGAAAAACAAATTAAAGATTTTTATTTACTATCTGATGCAGTCGGTCAATTAACAACTGATCTCTTAGATAGTGTAATGGTACAGTTTCCTGATGTTGAAATCAATATAAAGAGCTTTCCTTTCATTCTTCATGAGGACTCGCTACTCCCAGTTTTGGAAGCGGCTAAAGACAACAAGGCCCATGTAGTAGTAAGTTTTGTTAAGGAAGACCTTCATCAAACCGCTGCTCGCTTTTGTCAAGCTCATGGGCTTTTTTATTATAACGTCCTTCATCCCATTATTGAACTGATTGGTGAAGAATCTGGCACCCCTTCTACTCAAAAACCCGGCCAGCGGCACAAATTAAATGACCAATACTACAAACGTATTCAAGCCCTTGAATTTGCGGTTCAAAATGATGACGGGCGTTACCCTAACCGTTTTGAGGAAGCGGATATCGTTCTATTAGGTATTTCACGTACCAGTAAGACTCCCCTCAGTATCTATCTGGCCTTCCAAGGTTATAAAGTGGCAAATTTACCTTTAGTCCCGGAAGCACAATTACCTGAAGAAATTTTTAAAATTGAATCCAATAAAATTATCGGCCTCACCAATGATATTAATGTACTAAATAAATTTCGTCGTGAACGCATGCGAAGCTATGGGGTAGATGAATCAGGGCTTTATAGTGCCGATGACCGCATTGAAAAAGAATTAGCCTATGCCAATGAGGTTTATGAGCGCCTGCAATGTCCCATTATCAATGTTGCCGACCGTAGCATTGAAGAAACAGCTACCCTCATTCTTATGTTCATGAACTTCAAGCCCCAACAAAAATAAGGTGACAAGTTTTCTAGGAAATATACTTTGATAAGGATTGAAAAGAGGTTGCGACCGAAACATCGCAACCTCTTTTCGATACTCCCACAAGGGGTTAATTGGTAACACACTCGCCAATCATTCTGACTGGTATATTTCCTATCACTTACCCTTTGGAGGGACTGGGATAATTAATTAAGTCCATTTGGCTGAGCGAAAGCACCCGTGTGTCGGTAAAAAAGTCGATAAAGTTTTCGCGTTTAGGCGTGAAAACAATAACTAGGGCTAAAATTGGGAACTGGCGCAAAATGACTTTTCCTAAACCTTCACGTATCAGACAGGTTCCCAATGATAAGCGACTTTCATCAGCCTTAACAACCCTTAAGCGACAGAAAAATTTCCCTAAACTTTGTCCATTAAGGAGATAAGTCGACAAGGTAAAGTATAAAACCCAGATAAAATTAACCGCTAGGAAATTCACTAAATCGCCTTGTTCAAGTAAGTCTCTACTTAAAAATAGACTAGCAAGTGCTAAAAGGATACTTACTAAGGCTTTAATAAATAGATAATCTAAGCAATAGGCCAATAAACGTTGCCAAAAACCTCCATAAACCTGGCGGGGCAATTGGTCAACTGACTCAGAATAACTAGGAAAACAAGTGGTCTTATAGCCCTCTCCTGGAACCGATTTATTTTCTAAGCTACCTTGGTAAAGTTCATCATTTAAAGCAGAAATATCAATATTTTGCTTATCATCTGTTTTTTTCTTTTTACCAAACATCTTATTCACCTCCGTAGAGATAATATGGACGTGGAGCTTGGTCTGTTAATTCCTTAACCGCTTCAATTTCATTAGCTGGTGTATCTGCTTTCCATAACTTACTCAAAGGAATAGCTTGGCTAAAGCGACGAATTAAACTGCTAAATTGTTGTTGGTCTTCATCAGTACTTACTAAGTAAACCCGGCTACCCTCTAAATCGTGATCAGCCTTTAAGGCCGCTAAAGCATCTTGACGGTAACCAATGGCATCAATCAAGTGCTTATCCAAGGCTTGTTGGCCTGAATAAATGCGCCCGTCAGCTAATTTACGGACTTCATCTTCATTCATTCCCCGACCCTCGGCCACAATTTTTACAAAACGGTCATAGGATTCTTTTAAAATATTATTGATAATTTCCC
The nucleotide sequence above comes from Aerococcus urinae. Encoded proteins:
- a CDS encoding RDD family protein — translated: MFGKKKKTDDKQNIDISALNDELYQGSLENKSVPGEGYKTTCFPSYSESVDQLPRQVYGGFWQRLLAYCLDYLFIKALVSILLALASLFLSRDLLEQGDLVNFLAVNFIWVLYFTLSTYLLNGQSLGKFFCRLRVVKADESRLSLGTCLIREGLGKVILRQFPILALVIVFTPKRENFIDFFTDTRVLSLSQMDLINYPSPSKG
- a CDS encoding Fur family transcriptional regulator, whose protein sequence is MSEFVKNAMNQLNDLGYKYTQRRADMLAVFDQDINHFKSAKDVQQAMKKDHPNISFDTIYRNLRLFTDYDLLEENEIDGEMVFRQHCDPILGHHHHFVCNHCGKTVPVRLGDLSYYSQQLPGYEINGHSFQLFGLCPDCLANSEK
- a CDS encoding 2-keto-3-deoxygluconate permease → MYDFMKKVPGGLLLVPMLISALFCTFAPGIFEIGGATQAIFTADGLNYIIGFACLCSGASIDLSHLSVVLRKEGVLILVKVIINIVLGLLFIQFFGMDGIWGISAIAYIAAIASTNPSLFLALESDYGTKDDISAFGLVGLLCTPAYPMLVFSISQTTAINWTPIISTIIPVVVGAVLGNLDPKMRDYLAPGAAITLPFMGFAFGANINLIDAIKAGPQGVLLTILFYIPMVLIMVLVERYLLKEDGVTSLAMSSIAGMSVSVPAIIGAVIPSYQEFVASATAQIAFGVVISSIITPIIARKLYRPKETDQNKVA
- a CDS encoding pyruvate, water dikinase regulatory protein; this encodes MTEEKQIKDFYLLSDAVGQLTTDLLDSVMVQFPDVEINIKSFPFILHEDSLLPVLEAAKDNKAHVVVSFVKEDLHQTAARFCQAHGLFYYNVLHPIIELIGEESGTPSTQKPGQRHKLNDQYYKRIQALEFAVQNDDGRYPNRFEEADIVLLGISRTSKTPLSIYLAFQGYKVANLPLVPEAQLPEEIFKIESNKIIGLTNDINVLNKFRRERMRSYGVDESGLYSADDRIEKELAYANEVYERLQCPIINVADRSIEETATLILMFMNFKPQQK